The Salmo salar chromosome ssa02, Ssal_v3.1, whole genome shotgun sequence genome segment cgggttcttggtcacatccctgaccaaggcccttctcattttggccgggcagccagctctaggaagagtcttggtggttccaaactacttccatttaagtatgatggaggccactgtgttcttgggagccttaaatgctgcagaaattctttggtacccttccccagatctatgcctcgacacaatcctgtctctgagctgtaCGGACAATTagtttgacctcatggcttgatttttgctctgacatgcacggtcaactgtgggaccttatatagacaggtgtgtgccttttcaaatcatctccagtcaatttaatttaccacaggtggactccaatcaagttgtagaaacatctcaaggatgatcaatggaaacaggatgcacctgagctcaatttcaagtctcatagcaaagggtctgaatactcatgtaaatatgGTATCTGTTTGTAgatatctgtttttgctttgacattatggggtattgtgagtagcttgctgaaattttatttttatttgaataaggctgtaacgtaacaaaatgaggaaaaagtcaacgggtctgagtactttccgaaggcactgtatacagagTTTTGAAGGGGTATTGAAAGTGTAATTATTCAATATTTTGCCACCTGTCTGTTCAAATATATGCataaacatacactatatatacaaaagtatgtggacaccccttaaaagGAATGTATTcgagctatttcagccacaccgttgctggcaggagtataaaattgagcacacagccatgcaatccccatagacaaacattgacaggagaatggccttactgaagagctcagtgtctttcaacgtggcaccatcataggatgccacctttccaacaagtcagttcacaacatttctgccctgctagagctgccccggtcaactgtaagtgctgttattgtgaagtggaaacgtctaggagcaacaacggttcagccacaaagtggtaggcctcacaagctcacagaacgggaccactgagtgctgaagcgcgtagcgtgtaaaaaatagtttgtccttggttgcaacactcacttccgagttccaaactgcctgtttcagtatgacaatgcccacgtacacaaagcgaggtccatacagaaatggtttgtcaagattggcgtggaagaacttgactggcctgcacagagctctgacctcaaccccattgaacacctttgggatgaattgaaacaccaactgcgagccagccagttgcccaacatcagtgcccaacctcactaatgcttttttggctgaatggaagcaagtccccgcagcaatgttccaacatctagtggaaagccttcccacaagagtggaggctgttatagcagcaaaggggggaccaactccatattaatgcccatggttttggaatgagatgttcgacgagcaggtgtccacatacttttggtcatgtagtgtatattaaccCATTTATATGATGTAAAGCGTTTTAATATTTTCTTTTATTCCCTTTTCTTTTCTTTCCTTCTGTCTCATGAGAAGGAAAATTTTCTTGGGAGAATGACCATGATGCCCCCGTCTGTGGCTCTTGCTCCCTCGTCCTCCGCGACAACTCTGTCTACATCAGATCTGAAGgcttctactacttctatgtcCAGGTCACCTTCACTAGGCACAccgggggagaggagaagaggaaggtgACTCTGTTCAAAAATGGCATTCAAAATAAGACCCAGCAGAGGAAACTGAGTGAAGCCGTGTATCACGGAGAGAAAGAGGGCACTGTATTCATGTCCAGGATGGTTAAGCTCCAACAAGGTAACAGTCTCAGCCTTGAGATAACATCCAAGAATAATAGTTTTAGGTATGGGGGAGAGAATACCTACTGGGGGGCATATCAGCTCCCCCCATATTAAGCCTAACAGACATTGTTAATGAGAATTAGTTCAAGATTGAACCAAAGAAGCTGTTAAAACATTGTTTTAAAAAGCTGTAGTTGCTAAACTGAATTTATTTTGTGAAAACTATAACTGTTATGCATATGCATTGTTTGTTTCGCTGAACAGATTtgattataataattataataatatataatgagGTAACAGAATACATCGTCAAactatgtatttgtgtgtgtgatttcttgTGATATTAATGGTATCTATCATGATGTGAATTAGTCGATGCTAGATATTATAGATGGTAAATAGATTTGATATGGAGACAGCGGTCGTGtctgaatacccatactagcgtACTAAATAGTATGCAAAAAAAAAGAAGGTTTTATAGTATCTGAAATTTCTGAAATAGCACTCCGAATGTGTCATCTAATGTGCGATTTGCGTTGATTCCCACTGTTTATTCATTTTGGTACAGCGCATCAATTtatctgattatcagctgttgtcaaacacacAAATTCTACTAGATCAAACGGCGAAATGACTTACAGTTTGAGTATGCCACTGCCACTATTTACTGTTATCATCCATTGTCTATGTTATTTAGCagtcgctcttatccagagccactcccattcttctccactggtctcccgtgggaatctaacccacaaccctggcattgcaagcaccaagctctaccaactgagccacacaggaagtAGCACTTCCCACATGGTGGCGCTACCTCACTACAGAGAAAAGGCAGATGTCCTTTGTCACTTTTGAGATGGATTCTGCTACTATCACAGACTCAGCTTATTCAGAGACATGCAAACTAGGTCTGAGACCACCTGTACCTATTAGCGTTAGAAAACGGATGTAACAGAAACACACGTCAGTGCTGAGTTATCATTGGCCGAAAGCTAACCCACTGGGCATAAACATGGTTGGAAAAAAAGATTTGCCCAACTTTTagcctaaatccaatgacatggtgaaatgttttgttgatttcaaattGAATCCCGGATAGTtggcaactcaaccaaatgtaaatcaaaactaaacaTTGAACtgaagtctgtgcccagtgggaatgcAGTGATGCTTTAGTTGCCCCTAGTACACAGAATCAAGCAGGAACGAGCGATTGATAGCTACTCAAAACAGGAAGCCACAAAGTTGTCGATGTCAGATTAGTCATAGCTTCTATTCCTCTAGTCATCTCTCCACATAAATCTGCAGTTATACACACTTAGTCACATATCCGCTACTGTGTCCAACCTCCTCTAACTCTGTctgggctgggcgtctcaggctctgcacactatTGGATTGTATTTGTGattaaaacaaaggtgtggttgaatttattctgccactgtttcTTCTttttgtctcggccttaggcctatacagtgcattcggaaagtattcagaccccttccatttTTCCACATTAGTCTAAAATCTATTAAATGAATTGttttccacatcaatctacacacaacaccccataatgacaatgcgaaaacaggttttaagacatttttgcacatttactaaaaataaaaaaacaaataagttatttacataagtatacagatcctttgctatgagactcgaaattgagctcaggtgcatcctgtttccattgatcatccttgagatgtttctacaatttgattggagtccacctgtggtaaattcaattgattggacatgatatggaaaggcacacacctgtctatgtaaccgatgtgaaatgactagttagttagcggtggtgcgtgctaatagcatttcaatcgggtgacgtcacttgctctgagacctgaagtagttgttccccttgctctgcaagggccgtggcttttgtggcttgatgggtaatgatgctttgtgggtgtcagttggtgatgtgtgcagagggttcctggttcaagcccagattggggcgaggagagggatggaagctaaactgttacatctatataaggtcccacagttgacgaggtcgaaggaattgtccgtagagctcagagacaggattgtgtcgaggcacaggggagggtaccaaaaactgtctgcagcattgaaggtccccaagagcacagtgtcctcatcattcttaaatggaagaagtttcgaaccaccaagactcttccgagagctggtcggccgaccaaactgagcaatcgggggagaagggcctttggtcactctgacagagctccagagtttctctttggagatgagagaaccttccaaaaggacaaccatctctgcagcactccaccaatcaggcctcgtgtggccagatggaagccactcagtaaaaggtacatggagtttggagtttgccaaaaggcactcaaaggactctcagaccatgagaaataatattctttggtctgatgaaaccaagcttgtagcatcatacccaagaagactcgaggcagtaatctctgccaaaggtgcttcaacaaagtactgggtctgaatacttatgtaaatgtgatatttcagttttttattatgtatttattatgtttattattatgtttatgtaatacatttgcaaaattttcgaaaaatctgttttttctttgtcattatggggtattgtgtgttgattgatgaggtaaaaaaatatttaatcaattttagaataaggttgtaacgtggaaaaagtcaaggggtttgaatactttccaaatgcactgtatatcacggtcgcaaggtatatgaactaacaggttacagagcaaacaacgcaattatcacaaaaGATCGGTtgtaatatgtaaaaaaaaatctggctTGGCTTTCCCAGTGATTTCACCCcatcactgctatgcagatgatactcaactatttttttcccccttctgacacccaggtatCGACACACATCTCTGCATGCCttgcagatatctcagcttggatgtcagcCCACCATCTCAAGCTCAACCTCATCAAGACGGagttgctcttcctcccggggaaggcctggCCGCTACAGggcctctccatcacggttgacaacttcaCGGTGTCCCCCTCTCAGAGTGCAAAGAAACTTgcagtgaccctggacaacaccctgtcgttctctgtaaACATCAATGCAGTCACTCGCTCCTGCAAGTTCATGCTCTACGGCATTAGTAGAGTATGACCCTatctcacacaggaagcagcacaggtcctaatccaggcacttgccaTCTCCCGCCTGGACTACTGCCACTACAATGGTCTTTAAGTCCCTTACTGGTCTTTATGCAAACATTTTCTACAGGACGTTCTGACAACATTCAAAACGTTCCCTTAAGGAAAGCTCTCCTTTCATATCCTAAAGCACAGGACTCACCATCGTCTGAAATGAACTgaatctacctccatccctcctgaTTGATGAAATGATGTGATGTCCTTGCTGATCTGCAATACAGGGATATTTGCTCTTTCTTTCGTGAGAATTTAAGCAATAGTTGATTATCACTTCCTTACGGTTGTGGTTTCCTTCCTGAGCATTTTTTCTTTCAACTCCTGTTTTCAGGACCTACTTCCTGCTTTTtgcagtcagttcatcctaaagTACAGTTACATTCCGAGTAGTTGAAATTCATTTATCTACAAACAGATCATCTGAATGAACCACATGACAAATACAGATGATGAGCCTGTCCTTCAGTCATGTGAGGACCATGAGACACAGGATAGTGACGTGCGGTGAGGTCAGTGGCTGGGTAGGCACTGGCTATTATCAAAGCCAGATTTACTCACAAATAAACCTTGATGAAGCCCAAGTCCACCAAACAACAGATGGCTCCAACAACCAGAGTGACATAGGCTAAATTGACAAATATTATTACCAAATCTAAATACCAATGTAACCAAGACACGCAAGTGATAGCCTCTGATGGAAGCATATTTCATATCATCCGACAAAATGACACACTGCTCAACTCAGCTCATCCATAGACCGATGTAGCGTCCACAGTTACAACCAATAGGTGGCACTAAAATAGCAATATATGGACACATTTAATCTGAGTAGTTTGCAATGCAAACCCCATAGCCTTTCATAATGGATTTACAATTCTTCCAATACACTGTGCGTGGCgcgtgcaacacacacacacacatacatattaaTATTATGTGAAATATTATTACACACATATATAAATTTAGGTTCTCACGAAATGTCCACATCAACAATCGAAATGACTGAAAAATGTGTCTAATCAAAACTTAATTCTAGCTTGATAAATCAAATGCATCAAAGGGATGTTGTCTATTCTCATGTTCATTTAACAGTAGACTAACCTGCAAATTGCAAAGGAAAATGCATTTCAGCCTACCTTTACTTGTAAAGGAAGTCCATTCGTCTGTCCTTCAGTGTAAACCTCTGTGACGACGTTGTCTTCTTTATTCTTTTTGAGTTTGAAAGGGCTCTCAGTCTTGATTGGCATGAGGGCCAAGGATGACAAAATGATCAAACCTGGCTTTCATTTGAATACTGATATTGTCCAAAATGTTGTAAaacattcctctcctctcatcagcTGTCTGCtccggtttgctgtgtctgtcaggccaaGTGTGGTGCATTTCTCCTCAAACCGATCATAGAAAGTGTCAAACTCTTGTCCCTGGGCATCCACAACTTTCATTGTGTCCCTGATACATGCACAGCAGAACCCCATGTCCATTATTTTATTCTGCAGAACACGAAAGAGTGCCTCAGTTTAGCTGAAAATCTCCCCATAGACCAACAGCAGAAACCCGGTTGATGCCTTGACAGCCAGGTATCATATCCAGAGGCCATCAGCATCGTGTCTTTGCCCCAAGCTGAAGACTTTTTGTCTCTTCTTCTGATGAAGGTCAGGGAACGCAGATGTTGGTCTCCCTCTCTGAATTTGAACAAGTTTTTTTTTAGAACTCCATCTTGGAAAATTGTTTGAGGTGCAGTATGGTGTTCATTTGTCAGGTTGTTTTTGCTTGCTAGCTAGATTTGTTCAGTTCAACGTATGCGACCTCCAAAATATGTAGATACATCCAATTGTGTACATCTTACCCCAGGCTTACCCACACAACATGCTTAGACAATACGCATGTGCAAAATATGAAATCCACTCAATGCAACAAATGAAGGCTAAGGCACTGCCTCGCAGTACTTAGGGtatcattacagaccctggttcgatcccagtgTAACGACTGtcatagagaggggaccaaagcgtagcgtgttgagtgctcatgatgaaatttattaactcaaaaacactaaagacaaaataacaaacagaaaacgatcagctcacagttctgtcaggtacagagactaaacagaatgcaactacccacaaacacaggtggaaaaaaaaacccaacttaagtatgatctccaattagagacaacgaggaccagctgcatctaattggagatcatcccccccccccaaaaaacatagaaatagaaaactagaactaaacatagatatagaaaatatagaaaaacacaaaacaccccctgtcacgccttgacctactctaccatagaaaataacattttactatggtcaggacgtgagtctgtgtcgcagccggccatgaccgggagacccatgaggcggcgcacaattggcccagcgtcgtccgggtaagggaagggtttggccggccgggatgtccttgtcccatcacactctagcgactccttgtggcgggctaggtgcatgcacgctgactatGGTCGCATTCTGtaaggtgtttcctccaacacattggtgcggctggcttccgggttaagcgagaagtgtatcaagaagcagtgcggcttggcaggatcgtgtttcgggggacgcaaggctctcgaccttcgcctctcccgagtccgtacaggagttgcagcgatgggacaagactgtaactaccatttggatatcacgaaattggggagaaaaaggggtgaaaaaagAACAGTGAGGCCTATGCTGACCCTGTCCATCAACAGTGACTGGAGTCAGGAACGGCCTCGCTCGTCAACGATTTGAATGGATTTCAATGGATGGGAAGGAAGGCATGCATACTCTGGCGCCTTTCCTGATGTTTTGATGTAGTTTTAGCACATTTTAAGATTTTGAGTATAAAAATCACCAGAATCATTGAGACaaaacagatttaaaaaacaaatgTCCATTTTtatataattgtattttttatttggctTTTCGTaacagctttaaaaaaaaaatgattatgACAGGGTAAGCACGACCTACCCTGCCTACCCTGACTGCAAGTCACTGACACTATCATCCACTATAACTACTTTACTGTGCTAACTACTAGCCAGCGTGTTTGACTGTTTCTGTACACAACAAGGTCACATTATACAGTATGTTGGAATATTTGAGTGTCTGGGCCACAATTTATTTTCCTTCTGCTTACCTCATGAGATGATCTGCATTTAATTACAAAAATGT includes the following:
- the LOC106584545 gene encoding uncharacterized protein; this translates as MKSQQHTSRYLLLHVWCGFLTVAMGIMVAVLTTVQISSPDKSNLSESKDGNQHSPNGSFLAQLNSSKAPHLSYIQLTMGKFSWENDHDAPVCGSCSLVLRDNSVYIRSEGFYYFYVQVTFTRHTGGEEKRKVTLFKNGIQNKTQQRKLSEAVYHGEKEGTVFMSRMVKLQQGNSLSLEITSKNNSFRYGGENTYWGAYQLPPY